In Clarias gariepinus isolate MV-2021 ecotype Netherlands chromosome 1, CGAR_prim_01v2, whole genome shotgun sequence, one DNA window encodes the following:
- the klhl18 gene encoding kelch-like protein 18 translates to MTMGDMISEELEDLMHFSVHDLPARGYSVMEEIRRQGKLCDVTLKVGEHKFSAHRIVLAASIPYFHAMFTNDMVECKQDEIVMQGMDPSALEALINFAYNGHIAIDQQNVQALLIGASFLQLQNVKDACCAFLQERLHPKNCLGVRQFAETMMCTTLYDSANSFVHQHFVEVSVSEEFLSLRPDEVLELVGCDELNVKAEEQVFEAVLAWVRHQREDRASCLPELLSKTRLPLCRPQFLADRVQQDELVRCSHKCRDLVDEAKDYHLMPERRPHLPAYKTRQRCCTSIAGLIYAVGGLNSAGDSLNVVEVFDPIGNCWERCQPMSTARSRVGVAVVNGLLYAIGGYDGQSRLSTVEVYNPETDTWSKVASMNSQRSAMGTVVVDGHIYVCGGYDGKSSLNTVECYSPETDRWTIITEMSASRSAAGVTIFEGRIHVSGGHDGLQIFNTVEYYNQHTAQWHPLSPMLNKRCRHGAAALGSQLYVVGGYDGSGFLSGAEVYSSVTEQWSHLVAMNTRRSRVSLVANCGHLYAVGGYDGQSNLSSVEMYDPETNRWTFMAPMVCHEGGVGVGCIPLQPA, encoded by the exons ATGACGATGGGTGACATGATATCCGAGGAACTGGAAGATTTAATGCATTTCTCCGTCCACGATTTGCCAGCTCGTGGTTATTCCGTTATGGAGGAGATCCGAAGACAAGGGAAACTCTGCGATGTGACGCTTAAG gtggGAGAGCATAAGTTTAGTGCCCACAGGATTGTCCTGGCTGCTTCCATTCCCTATTTCCACGCCATGTTCACTAACGACATGGTCGAGTGCAAACAGGATGAGATCGTCATGCAAGGCATGGATCCCAG TGCCCTTGAAGCACTGATCAATTTTGCGTATAACGGACACATTGCCATTGACCAACAGAACGTCCAAGCGCTCCTGATCGGCGCCAGTTTCCTGCAGCTTCAGAATGTTAAAGATGCCTGCTGCGCTTTCCTTCAAGAGAG GTTGCACCCGAAGAACTGTCTGGGCGTGCGCCAGTTTGCCGAGACCATGATGTGCACAACGCTGTATGACTCCGCCAACAGCTTCGTGCATCAGCACTTTGTGGAGGTTTCTGTGTCTGAGGAGTTTTTGAGTTTGCGGCCGGACGAGGTGCTCGAGCTGGTGGGCTGTGATGAGCTCAATGTCAAGGCTGAGGAGCAG GTGTTCGAGGCCGTCCTTGCATGGGTGAGGCATCAAAGAGAAGATCGCGCCTCCTGCCTTCCTGAGCTGCTTTCCAAGACCCGACTGCCCCTGTGCCGACCCCAGTTCCTGGCCGATCGGGTCCAGCAGGACGAGCTGGTGCGCTGCTCCCATAAATGCAG AGATCTGGTAGATGAGGCAAAAGATTATCATCTTATGCCCGAGCGACGTCCACACCTGCCTGCCTATAAAACGAGACAAAGATGCTGCACGTCCATCGCCGGGTTAATCTATGCAGTTGGAGGGCTCAACAGTGCAG GTGACTCATTAAACGTCGTTGAAGTATTTGATCCAATCGGTAACTGTTGGGAACGCTGTCAGCCAATGAGCACGGCCCGGAGTCGAGTGGGCGTGGCTGTGGTCAACGGGCTGCTGTACGCTATCGGGGGCTACGATGGGCAGTCTCGGCTCAGCACAGTCGAAGTCTACAACCCCGAAACGGACACGTGGAGTAAAGTCGCCAGCATGAACAGTCAGCGCAG TGCAATGGGAACAGTGGTGGTTGATGGACACATTTACGTCTGTGGTGGCTACGACGGCAAGTCCTCCCTCAATACAGTAGAGTGTTATTCTCCTGAAACTGACCG ATGGACAATAATAACAGAGATGAGCGCGAGTCGCAGTGCTGCAGGAGTGACGATATTTGAAGGGAGGATTCATGTTTCAGGTGGCCACGATGGCCTGCAGATTTTCAACACG GTGGAGTATTACAACCAGCACACAGCACAGTGGCACCCCCTGTCCCCCATGCTGAACAAGAGGTGCAGGCATGGTGCAGCGGCTTTAGGCAGTCAGCTCTACGTGGTGGGTGGCTACGATGGCTCTGGTTTCCTGAGCGGCGCCGAGGTGTACAGCTCTGTAACCGAGCAGTGGAGCCATCTGGTGGCCATGAACACACGGCGGAGTCGAGTCTCTCTGGTAGCTAACTGTGGCCATCTGTACGCTGTCGGTGGCTACGACGGCCAGTCCAACCTCAGCTCGGTCGAGATGTACGACCCAGAGACCAATCGCTGGACGTTTATGGCTCCCATGGTTTGCCACGAAGGCGGCGTCGGGGTCGGCTGTATACCCCTGCAACCAGCTTAG